A genomic segment from Spongiibacter sp. IMCC21906 encodes:
- a CDS encoding putative RNA methyltransferase, with product MSRSRHNRLLNHHGPAELMSYLPLSNLQCPLCQQGLSQTEQSWRCPSGHSFDIARQGYVNLLPVQNKRSKDPGDSRDMVNARRDFLDTGVYQPLAAAINSKLMPLLTEGKTVSILDAGCGEGYYLNQLCHALLPRQPAIQACGLDISKWAVRACRARNPGLEGVVASNRQLPFSTSSQDIVLCNFGFPVFDEFKRVLKPGGLIVMLDAGPDHLIELRERLYPEVRRNPVSSLAAELNEQWQLVVDQQLNYSSPTIPQQQLQWLLAMTPHFYRSSQEARQSVQQITALTVTIDVQLRILKNFSQ from the coding sequence GTGAGCCGATCACGCCATAATCGCCTCCTTAACCACCACGGCCCCGCTGAGTTAATGTCATACCTTCCCTTAAGCAATTTACAATGCCCGCTTTGTCAGCAAGGCTTGAGCCAAACAGAGCAAAGCTGGCGCTGCCCATCAGGCCACAGTTTTGATATCGCCCGGCAGGGTTATGTCAATTTATTACCGGTACAAAACAAGCGCTCAAAAGACCCTGGCGACAGCCGAGACATGGTCAACGCCCGACGGGATTTTCTCGACACTGGGGTTTATCAACCTCTCGCAGCGGCAATCAACAGCAAACTTATGCCACTGCTAACCGAGGGCAAAACCGTCAGCATTCTCGATGCTGGCTGCGGCGAAGGCTATTACCTGAACCAGCTCTGCCATGCCTTGCTTCCGCGCCAACCCGCAATACAAGCTTGCGGCCTGGATATATCCAAATGGGCCGTGCGAGCCTGCCGCGCCCGCAACCCCGGCTTAGAAGGGGTTGTGGCCAGCAATCGACAGCTCCCCTTCAGCACCAGCAGCCAGGATATTGTGCTCTGTAACTTTGGTTTTCCGGTGTTTGACGAATTCAAACGTGTGCTTAAACCCGGCGGCCTTATTGTGATGCTGGACGCGGGACCAGACCACCTTATCGAACTGAGAGAACGACTGTACCCCGAAGTGCGGCGCAATCCAGTCAGCAGCCTGGCTGCAGAACTAAACGAGCAATGGCAGCTCGTCGTCGACCAGCAGCTCAACTACAGCAGCCCAACCATTCCACAACAACAACTGCAGTGGCTGCTGGCCATGACGCCGCATTTTTACCGCAGTAGCCAAGAAGCCCGGCAGAGCGTGCAACAAATCACCGCCCTAACGGTCACTATTGACGTGCAGTTGCGAATTCTTAAAAATTTCTCCCAGTAA
- a CDS encoding ABC transporter ATP-binding protein/permease codes for MHHNTAYKEDQRASWSTLLELLPYLHDFRGRIAIALLCLVAAKLASVGMPFALKHIVDYLDNTGAATLTLLPLSLLLAYGGLRFANVLFGELRDTVFGRVTERAMRNVGLQVFRHLHKLDLDFHLNRRTGGLSRDIERGTNGISFLLRFMVFNIIPTFLEIGLVIAILGWRYSAWFAVIVFAAVASYVAFSVVATEWRTGFIRKANQAESRSSTRAVDSLLNFETVKYFNNEEHEARQYDGELASWEQARRQNRLSLFALNAGQAFIIAAAMTAAMVLAAQQVLAEEMTLGDFALINAFMMQVFMPLNFLGFVYREMKGSLANIEAMFDLLKQQPSLNDAPNATALQIGSGSIEVKNLSFHYHSDRAILENISFTVPARQKVAIVGASGAGKSTLLKLLFRFYDASSGEICIDGQNISHVSQRSLRQQLGIVPQDTVLFNQSILENIRYGRIDASDEEVANAIRMAHLEDFIKHLPQGVDTLVGERGLKLSGGEKQRVSIARALLKNAPIMIFDEATSSLDSGSEQLILDAIKTIAREHTMLVIAHRLSTIVDAEQILVLDQGRIVERGHHRELLEHNGHYAKLWAVQQRDLDQR; via the coding sequence ATGCATCACAACACCGCTTATAAAGAAGATCAGCGTGCCAGCTGGTCAACGCTGCTGGAGCTACTACCCTACCTCCACGATTTTCGCGGCCGCATTGCCATTGCCTTGCTATGCTTGGTGGCGGCAAAACTGGCCAGTGTGGGGATGCCCTTCGCCCTCAAGCACATTGTCGATTACCTGGACAACACCGGCGCGGCCACCTTAACGCTACTGCCTTTATCATTGTTGCTCGCCTATGGCGGCCTGCGCTTTGCCAATGTGCTATTTGGCGAATTGAGAGATACCGTGTTTGGCCGGGTCACCGAGCGGGCCATGCGCAATGTCGGCCTGCAAGTGTTTCGTCACTTGCACAAACTGGACTTAGACTTTCACCTGAATCGCCGCACCGGCGGCCTGTCTCGTGATATCGAACGGGGCACCAATGGCATCAGTTTTTTGCTGCGGTTTATGGTATTTAATATCATCCCCACCTTTCTAGAAATCGGCCTGGTCATTGCCATTTTGGGCTGGCGCTATAGCGCCTGGTTCGCCGTTATTGTATTTGCCGCCGTGGCCAGCTATGTCGCCTTTTCGGTGGTTGCCACCGAATGGCGTACCGGCTTTATTCGCAAAGCCAATCAGGCAGAGTCCCGCAGCAGCACCCGGGCCGTCGACAGCCTACTCAATTTTGAAACCGTCAAATACTTCAACAACGAAGAACACGAAGCCAGGCAATACGACGGCGAGCTGGCCAGCTGGGAGCAAGCCCGGCGCCAGAACCGGCTAAGCCTGTTTGCCCTCAATGCCGGGCAAGCTTTTATCATTGCCGCCGCGATGACCGCCGCCATGGTATTGGCCGCTCAGCAAGTATTGGCAGAAGAAATGACCTTGGGCGACTTTGCGCTGATCAATGCTTTTATGATGCAGGTCTTTATGCCCTTAAATTTTTTGGGCTTTGTTTACCGAGAAATGAAAGGCTCGCTGGCCAATATCGAGGCCATGTTCGACCTGCTAAAACAACAACCGAGCTTAAACGATGCCCCAAATGCCACCGCGCTCCAGATTGGCAGCGGCAGCATCGAGGTCAAAAACCTAAGTTTTCACTACCACAGTGATCGCGCTATTTTGGAGAACATTTCCTTTACCGTCCCCGCCCGTCAAAAAGTGGCTATTGTCGGCGCCAGTGGTGCCGGTAAATCGACCCTGCTAAAACTGTTGTTCCGTTTTTATGACGCCAGCAGTGGCGAGATCTGTATTGACGGCCAAAATATTAGCCACGTCAGCCAACGTTCGCTGCGGCAACAGCTGGGTATTGTTCCCCAAGATACCGTCTTATTTAATCAAAGCATTTTAGAAAACATCCGCTATGGCCGTATCGATGCCAGCGATGAAGAAGTCGCAAACGCGATTCGCATGGCTCACCTCGAGGACTTTATAAAACACCTCCCGCAAGGGGTCGACACCTTGGTAGGCGAGCGCGGCTTAAAGCTCTCTGGCGGTGAAAAACAGCGGGTATCGATTGCCCGAGCCTTGCTCAAAAATGCACCGATCATGATTTTTGATGAGGCCACCTCGTCGTTGGATAGCGGCTCTGAGCAGCTGATTTTAGACGCCATCAAAACCATCGCTAGAGAACACACCATGCTGGTGATTGCTCACCGACTCTCCACCATAGTCGACGCCGAACAAATTCTGGTATTGGATCAGGGCCGAATCGTCGAAAGAGGCCATCACCGCGAACTGCTCGAACATAATGGCCACTACGCTAAGCTATGGGCCGTGCAGCAACGAGACCTGGACCAACGATAA
- a CDS encoding DUF3301 domain-containing protein: MVNLADLSILTAFIAILAIWWRAQRTREIALAATKRSLKEQQLKLLDDNVALRSVWFKRDRHGSLRFWRRYNFEFTVTGHERYQGYIVTLGNRIITIHLPPHRVPEESSLH; the protein is encoded by the coding sequence ATGGTAAACCTTGCTGATCTCAGTATTTTAACGGCTTTCATCGCGATACTTGCCATTTGGTGGCGGGCACAACGCACCCGCGAAATTGCCTTAGCTGCCACCAAGCGCAGTTTAAAAGAACAACAGCTAAAATTGCTGGACGACAATGTCGCACTGCGTTCGGTCTGGTTTAAGCGGGACCGTCACGGCAGCCTACGATTTTGGCGGCGCTACAACTTTGAATTTACCGTCACCGGGCACGAGCGCTATCAAGGTTATATCGTCACCTTGGGAAATCGCATTATTACTATTCATCTACCGCCCCATCGCGTGCCTGAAGAATCCAGCCTGCATTAA
- a CDS encoding PH domain-containing protein yields the protein MNEEYSENPSMFRNHPLGFILAVLLIPIAVGILILMVWYLKCRSTLLEIRGNEIILERGLLNKERTELNISSIRTVKISQTLGNRIFKVGTLSVYTAGDTAEIQVQGMPRPEVFRELVKASQAH from the coding sequence GTGAACGAAGAATATTCAGAAAACCCATCTATGTTTCGCAATCACCCGCTGGGATTCATCCTGGCGGTATTGCTGATTCCCATCGCAGTGGGCATTTTGATTTTGATGGTGTGGTACCTAAAGTGCCGGTCAACGCTGCTGGAAATTCGCGGCAATGAGATTATTCTGGAACGGGGCCTATTGAACAAAGAGCGCACCGAGTTGAATATTTCCAGTATCCGCACCGTCAAAATTTCCCAGACACTGGGCAATCGCATTTTTAAAGTGGGCACCCTGTCGGTCTATACCGCCGGCGACACCGCCGAAATACAGGTGCAAGGTATGCCCCGGCCAGAAGTTTTTAGAGAACTGGTCAAAGCGAGTCAGGCGCACTAA
- a CDS encoding AsmA family protein, whose product MQRSLKWILGIISVLAITVVLAAVALLFWIDPNIFRDDFEQLAAKQGVILKLDGELSWRFFPELQIVTEKTSIAAPDATNTPIATLDELSVAVALMPLLNKQIEMRGLAVKGLDANLVVNKDGSSNWQQLGKTDADKKKEVADSSDTGETPSELDLGIEKLSLSDSHIRYRDDSSGQKIELKNLQLEGQDIRLGGPAFPLDFSTELSFDDGQQTLNGNIALTGDIAAKADFSEFEVANSQLETALELKTPEGSKKLTAAMASVIKIKLPANGPMSLPVIDLKQGQLNLQGAGQGIEISDLKLTTSLLPGGEPQAIALAANMSADIPQGKTTTKIETAINLTGKYRLADDFGSGALEEFTLALKPKEQNISLSGNVQFTSAPLNYQGKLNLAAINPKEIAKLLNIELPEMSHPKALNHSDLSMAFKGSDKQLEISNILMHLDSTEFKGNAKLGLDDKQAIALNLQADVLNIDDYLPPVEDAPADSGKKSPSEPSPATQSPPGDKPTPEEEIDLSALQDLNIALDLKVGQLIAKRIPFSNLKLGLSANGGKLQLAPLSGTMYDSPFSATARIDSSKKPYQYTLQSKVQKLPLGQLLKDLNIEQRFSGKSDLDVDISTQGDTITAIESKLNGSVVMKGQEFQFQGINIERAFCRLVATVQKEEFNPQGWAAFTNFKDTTTRITFVDGIAKIEKLNAGVSRLNLSGEGKVNLRKSAFDLVFNTKLTGNDSEGLSCTVNNTKLLNRNIPIRCKSDFDSVNATSCLPDVRVIEDIAKEKVKDKVDEKAKEVLEEKLGGEKGEAAKQLFKQLFKKD is encoded by the coding sequence ATGCAACGCAGCCTAAAATGGATTCTGGGGATAATTTCAGTACTGGCCATCACCGTGGTTCTTGCTGCGGTGGCACTCTTATTCTGGATAGACCCGAATATCTTCCGGGATGATTTTGAACAACTTGCCGCCAAACAAGGCGTGATTCTAAAACTGGATGGCGAATTGTCTTGGCGCTTTTTTCCAGAACTTCAAATTGTGACCGAAAAGACCAGCATCGCCGCACCCGATGCAACAAACACCCCCATTGCCACCCTGGACGAACTGTCCGTCGCTGTCGCATTGATGCCATTGCTCAACAAACAAATAGAAATGCGCGGCCTAGCCGTAAAGGGCTTGGACGCTAATTTAGTGGTGAACAAAGACGGCAGCAGTAACTGGCAGCAACTGGGTAAAACCGACGCTGACAAGAAAAAAGAGGTCGCAGACAGCAGCGATACTGGTGAGACGCCGTCTGAACTGGATTTGGGCATAGAGAAACTGAGCCTAAGCGATAGCCATATTCGCTACCGAGATGACAGCAGCGGCCAAAAGATAGAACTTAAAAACTTGCAGCTAGAAGGCCAAGACATTCGTTTGGGCGGCCCGGCCTTCCCCCTCGACTTTAGTACCGAATTGAGTTTTGACGATGGCCAGCAAACCCTTAACGGCAATATTGCATTAACTGGCGATATCGCTGCAAAAGCGGACTTTAGTGAGTTTGAAGTCGCCAATAGCCAGTTGGAAACGGCCTTAGAGTTAAAAACCCCCGAAGGCAGTAAAAAATTGACGGCTGCCATGGCCAGCGTTATCAAAATAAAACTGCCCGCTAACGGCCCAATGAGCCTTCCTGTTATCGATTTAAAACAGGGACAACTCAATCTGCAAGGCGCTGGGCAAGGCATTGAAATCTCCGACCTTAAACTGACGACCTCACTGCTGCCTGGCGGCGAGCCTCAAGCTATCGCCCTTGCTGCCAACATGAGCGCCGACATTCCCCAAGGCAAGACCACAACAAAGATAGAAACCGCTATCAATTTGACAGGGAAGTATCGCCTTGCTGACGATTTTGGCAGCGGCGCCCTTGAGGAATTTACGCTGGCGCTCAAGCCCAAAGAGCAAAATATTAGCCTTTCTGGCAATGTTCAATTTACCAGCGCGCCCCTTAACTATCAGGGCAAACTCAACTTGGCTGCCATCAATCCCAAAGAAATTGCCAAACTGCTTAACATTGAACTGCCAGAAATGAGCCACCCTAAAGCCTTAAACCATAGTGATTTAAGCATGGCCTTTAAGGGCAGCGATAAGCAGCTTGAGATTAGCAATATTTTAATGCATCTGGATTCCACCGAGTTCAAAGGCAACGCCAAGCTTGGCCTCGATGACAAGCAAGCGATTGCGCTAAACTTACAAGCAGACGTACTCAATATTGATGACTACCTGCCACCGGTTGAAGATGCCCCAGCAGACAGCGGCAAAAAAAGCCCCTCTGAGCCATCGCCAGCCACTCAGTCCCCCCCCGGAGACAAGCCCACTCCTGAAGAAGAAATAGACCTAAGCGCACTGCAAGACCTCAATATCGCCCTGGACCTCAAAGTAGGCCAGCTTATCGCCAAACGTATCCCCTTTAGCAATCTCAAACTCGGCCTCAGTGCCAACGGTGGAAAATTACAACTAGCTCCCCTTAGCGGCACAATGTACGACAGCCCATTTTCCGCCACCGCCCGGATCGACAGCAGCAAAAAACCGTATCAGTACACCTTGCAAAGTAAGGTTCAAAAACTTCCGCTAGGACAACTGCTGAAAGACCTGAACATCGAGCAGCGCTTCTCCGGAAAAAGCGACCTCGACGTCGACATCAGTACGCAGGGCGACACCATCACCGCCATTGAAAGCAAGCTGAACGGCAGTGTGGTTATGAAGGGGCAGGAGTTTCAATTTCAAGGCATTAATATTGAACGCGCCTTTTGCCGTTTGGTGGCCACCGTTCAAAAAGAAGAATTTAACCCTCAGGGTTGGGCGGCCTTTACCAACTTTAAAGACACCACCACTCGCATCACCTTTGTCGATGGCATCGCCAAAATCGAAAAACTCAATGCTGGCGTATCACGTTTAAACCTCAGCGGCGAAGGCAAAGTCAATTTACGGAAATCAGCCTTTGATTTAGTGTTTAACACCAAGCTTACTGGCAACGACAGCGAGGGACTGTCCTGCACCGTCAACAACACCAAGCTGCTCAATCGCAATATTCCCATACGCTGCAAGTCAGACTTTGACAGTGTGAATGCCACCAGCTGTTTACCAGACGTCAGAGTGATTGAGGATATTGCCAAAGAAAAGGTCAAAGACAAGGTCGACGAGAAAGCCAAAGAAGTACTAGAAGAGAAACTCGGTGGCGAAAAAGGCGAGGCCGCGAAACAGCTCTTCAAGCAGTTGTTCAAAAAAGACTGA
- a CDS encoding histone deacetylase gives MPLPPLVSNPNYSFPFSLKHRFPMAKFGLLQDYLRERQLLTTANHFRPGAAKAGLIELAHCPSYVNSFINNTLDKTALRRMGLPWSEALVRRSITAVNGSFLTAQLALKYGLACHLAGGTHHAHYDFGSGFCIFNDLAITAKALIAQQKVAKILIFDCDVHQGDGTATLLASEDSIFTCSVHCDKNFPARKAISDLDIDIPKGCRDQTYLAIVEAQLLKLLAEQQPDLVIYDAGVDVYSGDPLGLLDISLEGIRTRDHMVVQHCLSRNIPIATVIGGGYDRDHKALAARHAIVIEEATKLYQ, from the coding sequence ATGCCTTTGCCACCGTTGGTCAGCAATCCAAACTACAGCTTCCCCTTTTCCTTAAAGCACCGATTTCCCATGGCGAAATTTGGCTTGCTACAGGATTATCTCCGGGAACGACAGCTGTTGACCACCGCGAATCATTTTCGACCCGGTGCCGCCAAAGCAGGCCTGATTGAATTGGCCCACTGCCCCTCTTATGTAAACAGCTTTATCAATAATACCCTCGACAAAACAGCACTTCGTCGCATGGGCCTCCCCTGGAGCGAAGCGCTGGTGCGACGCAGTATTACAGCGGTGAACGGTAGCTTTCTCACCGCACAACTCGCGCTCAAATACGGCCTGGCCTGCCACCTTGCTGGCGGCACTCACCACGCGCATTACGACTTTGGCTCCGGCTTCTGTATCTTCAACGATTTAGCTATTACCGCCAAAGCCCTGATTGCACAACAGAAGGTCGCGAAAATTCTTATCTTTGACTGCGATGTTCATCAAGGCGATGGCACCGCAACATTGCTCGCATCGGAGGATTCAATCTTCACGTGCTCGGTACACTGCGACAAAAACTTTCCGGCTCGCAAAGCCATCAGCGACCTGGACATCGACATTCCAAAGGGCTGCCGAGATCAAACCTACCTCGCTATTGTCGAAGCTCAACTGCTTAAACTGCTGGCTGAACAACAACCCGACTTGGTAATTTATGATGCGGGAGTCGATGTGTACAGCGGCGACCCATTGGGTTTACTCGATATCAGCTTGGAAGGTATCAGGACGCGAGATCACATGGTGGTGCAACACTGTCTCAGTAGGAACATCCCCATTGCCACAGTAATTGGTGGTGGTTACGATCGGGACCACAAAGCGCTAGCGGCCCGGCATGCCATTGTCATTGAAGAGGCCACTAAGCTTTATCAATAA
- the mtgA gene encoding monofunctional biosynthetic peptidoglycan transglycosylase, which translates to MRGIRKWCVRLVLGFILFSVAVVLPLRWIDPPGSMLMLVRSWEHRGERYDVTKQWRDIATLPRHAALAVVVSEDQRFLQHYGVDIAAIRKAMAERKWRGELRGASTITQQVAKNLYLWNGRSWLRKGLEAWFAMLVDLCWSKQRVMEVYLNIAEWGPGVFGLAAASEYHFQRDVSQLSPWQSALLASALPSPLTYTPASPSPQLSERARWNLAQQRRLGGESWLADMY; encoded by the coding sequence ATGCGAGGGATTCGGAAGTGGTGTGTGCGACTGGTGTTGGGGTTTATTTTGTTCAGTGTGGCAGTGGTGTTGCCGCTGCGTTGGATAGATCCACCGGGAAGCATGTTGATGTTGGTGCGGAGTTGGGAGCATCGAGGTGAACGCTACGATGTGACCAAACAGTGGCGAGATATTGCTACGCTGCCCCGGCATGCCGCGCTGGCCGTTGTGGTGTCGGAAGATCAGCGATTTTTGCAACATTACGGGGTGGATATTGCGGCTATTCGCAAGGCGATGGCCGAGCGGAAATGGCGGGGTGAGTTGCGGGGTGCCAGTACCATTACGCAGCAAGTGGCCAAAAATCTTTATCTGTGGAATGGTCGTAGCTGGCTGCGGAAGGGCTTAGAAGCATGGTTTGCGATGTTGGTGGACCTGTGTTGGAGCAAACAGCGGGTAATGGAGGTGTATTTGAATATCGCTGAATGGGGGCCGGGCGTGTTTGGTTTGGCAGCGGCCAGCGAATACCACTTTCAGCGAGATGTGTCCCAGCTAAGCCCATGGCAAAGTGCCTTGCTGGCATCGGCGCTGCCTAGCCCGCTGACTTACACACCTGCGTCACCCTCGCCGCAGCTCAGTGAGCGTGCGCGCTGGAACTTGGCTCAGCAGCGGCGCTTGGGTGGGGAGTCTTGGTTGGCTGATATGTATTAA
- a CDS encoding M23 family metallopeptidase, with translation MREHYRVTITSFEGARHYTVTQLMRRFMAGIIVLLATIFLGGFLIIFFMSSQLSSLSGEVQTLQNYQAKIKLENSALLKEQQQLQATVDDKVAALSMMSDELGNIETMMGLSPEPEEALYQRLDTATQTAQEKRYMLTAIPSGYPLSDPSISSSYGMRKHPVLGTMKLHGGTDLRARMGTPVYATADGVVEWSGNHNSGYGNLVKLDHNYGFATMYGHLSKTIVSVGDYVRQGDLLGYSGNSGLSSAPHLHYEVRHLHRRLSPRAFMEWSWENYDGLFTREEKIKWDSLAKTLRKATVPLRQERQLSQLAPVLSATSS, from the coding sequence ATGCGCGAGCACTATAGAGTTACCATAACCAGTTTTGAAGGTGCCCGACACTACACCGTTACCCAGTTAATGCGCCGGTTTATGGCGGGTATCATAGTATTGTTGGCTACGATTTTTTTAGGCGGCTTTCTTATTATTTTTTTCATGTCTAGCCAGCTATCGTCTTTAAGTGGCGAAGTGCAAACCTTGCAAAACTACCAAGCCAAAATAAAATTAGAAAATAGCGCGCTCCTCAAAGAGCAGCAGCAGTTACAGGCAACGGTTGACGATAAGGTTGCAGCACTGTCGATGATGAGTGACGAGCTGGGCAATATCGAGACAATGATGGGCTTGAGTCCGGAGCCTGAAGAGGCACTGTATCAACGACTGGATACGGCAACCCAAACGGCACAGGAAAAACGCTATATGCTGACGGCGATCCCCAGTGGCTACCCGTTAAGTGATCCCAGTATTAGTAGCTCCTATGGTATGCGCAAGCATCCTGTGTTGGGTACGATGAAGTTACACGGCGGCACTGATTTACGTGCCAGAATGGGCACCCCTGTATATGCCACTGCCGATGGGGTAGTGGAGTGGTCGGGTAATCACAACAGTGGTTATGGCAACCTGGTCAAACTGGATCATAACTATGGCTTTGCAACGATGTATGGCCATTTAAGTAAAACCATCGTGTCGGTTGGCGATTATGTTCGTCAGGGCGACTTGTTGGGCTATAGCGGCAATAGCGGTTTGTCTAGTGCTCCTCATTTGCATTATGAAGTCCGACACTTGCATCGTCGCTTATCTCCCCGAGCTTTTATGGAATGGTCGTGGGAAAACTATGATGGACTGTTCACCCGCGAGGAAAAAATCAAATGGGATTCTCTAGCAAAAACATTAAGAAAAGCGACGGTACCGCTGCGCCAAGAACGACAACTATCGCAGCTGGCACCAGTCTTATCGGCAACGTCGAGCTAA
- a CDS encoding polymer-forming cytoskeletal protein — protein MGFSSKNIKKSDGTAAPRTTTIAAGTSLIGNVELKDNFHLDGKMEGNLVSTADVTIGRNGSLKGDITAKRVLISGTMDGTIDADRLEIVASGLVTGGIKVREFVIESGGQFVGASQVKKHDPKPAPAPLRAVEGEQNATNNTSSPTPSSKDMNAQKS, from the coding sequence ATGGGATTCTCTAGCAAAAACATTAAGAAAAGCGACGGTACCGCTGCGCCAAGAACGACAACTATCGCAGCTGGCACCAGTCTTATCGGCAACGTCGAGCTAAAAGATAATTTCCACCTTGATGGCAAAATGGAAGGCAACTTGGTCTCTACAGCCGACGTCACCATTGGTCGAAACGGGAGTCTTAAAGGCGATATTACCGCTAAACGCGTTCTGATTAGCGGAACGATGGACGGTACGATTGATGCTGATCGATTGGAAATTGTTGCGTCGGGCTTGGTGACGGGCGGCATTAAGGTACGTGAGTTTGTGATTGAATCGGGCGGCCAGTTTGTGGGCGCGAGCCAGGTTAAAAAACATGACCCTAAGCCTGCGCCAGCACCACTGCGAGCGGTGGAAGGCGAGCAAAATGCGACCAATAATACCTCGTCGCCAACACCATCATCCAAGGATATGAATGCTCAAAAATCCTAG
- a CDS encoding encapsulin-associated ferritin-like protein has protein sequence MSNEGYHEPISELTDKTRDMHRAIVSLMEELEAVDWYNQRVDACKDPELKRILEHNRDEEKEHAAMTLEWIRRQDPVFNDELKDYLFTDKPIAHK, from the coding sequence ATGTCGAATGAAGGCTATCATGAACCAATTAGCGAGCTGACAGATAAAACTCGCGATATGCACCGCGCTATCGTTTCCTTGATGGAGGAGCTGGAAGCTGTTGATTGGTATAATCAGCGCGTTGATGCCTGCAAAGACCCTGAGTTAAAACGTATCCTTGAACATAACCGTGATGAAGAAAAAGAGCATGCGGCGATGACTTTGGAATGGATTCGTCGCCAAGACCCTGTCTTTAATGATGAACTCAAAGATTATTTGTTTACCGACAAGCCGATTGCCCATAAATAG
- a CDS encoding acylphosphatase, producing the protein MTAVHLTISGRVQGVGYRNWTQQEAMRLGLSGWVRNRHDGSVEAQVSGPKEMIEQLLSACRQGPPAAEVINIQVTDSEPLTTVGFEVLASV; encoded by the coding sequence ATGACAGCGGTTCATCTTACTATTTCAGGACGAGTTCAAGGCGTTGGCTATCGCAATTGGACCCAGCAAGAAGCCATGCGCTTAGGGCTCAGCGGCTGGGTCAGAAACCGGCACGATGGTAGCGTAGAAGCACAGGTATCTGGCCCTAAAGAAATGATCGAACAATTACTTTCCGCCTGCAGGCAAGGGCCACCTGCGGCGGAGGTCATCAATATTCAAGTCACAGACAGCGAGCCACTGACAACCGTCGGTTTTGAGGTGCTCGCCTCAGTCTAG